In Fulvia fulva chromosome 10, complete sequence, a single window of DNA contains:
- a CDS encoding D-aminopeptidase, translating to MRELAATLDPARRWNQAPISVRLISLFVLTLSSTRSDCTGRHSKMCTTLTLTALLTTTVHAVLGQTPFDPLNGAFDKKAEELLDVLHIPGISIAVVQGDKIASKVYGFKQLPDVPATADTLYYTGSTTKAFVAAAAGMMVQNETQFPDLRWSASMSELLAPDFALSKEYESSHTTLEDALSHRSGLPRHDYAYGWGNASVIENVRRMRYLPMTAEPRTRWQYCNLMYGTAGAMIEKHTGHSLEDVLRTWIWEPLGMRSTAFAACSDTAKKNLARGYFWHGDAYYIPGKYYNIIPVAGAGAIISSVNDYALWIKALLNAAGPSFVNKTNPITTSLFADVTTPRIVLPSEYRSSGAPITYALGWLLARAGPYNVITHGGGVPGFLTDVFLVPELRLGFVSVCNSWSEEAAVAGTKLFLEVLTGLEKVDVESLESLESDGLLEAKKEMMVPGATRDIERANVAAQQDTEPLSKATKAESRPLPGNIHDYVGLYSHPAYGVLNISFLLDKKEAAPDFTLHQTLLASSTASSKIMLLAEPSPRLWSNAFALSHDTFSTFYVQAVNLHGDDDDVEGCKRSTHNAKASVSRVLECRNEMALVVAFISKAIFEYGLDGEVEWLGAEMELEMVRDAQESLNREGRKKGMIWFEKVR from the exons ATGAGGGAACTTGCAGCTACCCTAGATCCTGCGCGACGGTGGAATCAGGCACCGATATCAGTAAGACTGATAAGTCTCTTTGTTCTCACTCTTTCCAGTACCAGATCAGACTGCACTGGTCGGCACAGCAAGATGTGCACGACTTTGACGCTGACAGCATTGCTGACCACGACAGTGCACGCTGTGCTTGGGCAAACCCCGTTCGATCCGCTCAATGGGGCATTCGATAAGAAAGCCGAGGAGCTTCTGGACGTACTACACATCCCCGGGATTAGCATAGCGGTTGTTCAAGGCGATAAGATCGCATCGAAG GTCTATGGCTTCAAACAGCTTCCTGATGTACCCGCCACGGCAGACACTCTGTACTACACCGGCAGTACGACGAAAGCCTTTGTAGCGGCTGCAGCGGGTATGATGGTTCAAAACGAGACCCAGTTCCCAGACCTCAGATGGTCCGCTTCCATGTCCGAACTTTTAGCACCCGacttcgctttgagcaaAGAGTACGAATCATCCCACACAACTCTCGAAGATGCCCTTTCTCATCGCTCCGGCCTGCCACGCCACGACTATGCGTACGGTTGGGGCAACGCTTCTGTCATCGAGAATGTCAGACGGATGCGGTACTTACCCATGACAGCTGAGCCACGGACACGGTGGCAGTACTGTAATCTGATGTACGGAACTGCTGGTGCTATGATCGAGAAGCACACTGGTCATAGCCTTGAAGATGTTCTCCGAACCTGGATCTGGGAGCCTCTCGGCATGCGCTCAACAGCTTTCGCAGCATGTAGCGATACTGCTAAGAAGAATCTCGCGAGAGGGTATTTCTGGCATGGAGACGCTTACTACATCCCGGGAAAGTACTACAACATCATCCCCGTAGCTGGCGCAGGCGCCATCATCTCCTCGGTCAACGACTACGCCTTATGGATCAAGGCTCTCCTCAACGCTGCCGGACCGAGCTTCGTCAACAAGACAAACCCCATCACAACCAGCCTCTTCGCAGACGTGACGACGCCCAGGATCGTTCTCCCGAGTGAGTACAGGAGCTCTGGCGCGCCAATAACGTATGCCCTAGGCTGGCTTTTGGCAAGGGCTGGACCGTATAATGTTATCACTCATGGTGGTGGCGTGCCTGGGTTCTTGACGGATGTGTTCTTGGTGCCGGAGTTGAGGTTGGGGTTTGTGAGTGTTTGCAATTCGTGGAGTGAGGAGGCTGCGGTGGCTGGGACGAAGTTGTTTTTGGAGGTGTTGACAGGGTTGGAGAAGGTGGATGTCGAGAGTTTGGAGAGCTTGGAGAGTGATGGATTGCTGGAGGCGAAGAAGGAGATGATGGTGCCCGGTGCGACCAGGGACATCGAGAGGGCTAATGTGGCTGCTCAACAGGACACTGAGCCTTTGTCGAAAGCTACAAAAGCTGAGTCACGACCACTACCGGGCAACATCCACGATTACGTCGGACTGTACTCTCACCCAGCCTACGGTGTCCTCAACATTAGCTTCCTACTCGACAAGAAAGAGGCCGCACCAGACTTCACCCTGCACCAAACACTTCTTGCTTCATCTACAGCCTCCAGCAAAATCATGCTCCTCGCCGAACCCTCGCCGAGACTCTGGTCGAATGCCTTCGCCTTGTCCCACGACACCTTCTCCACCTTTTATGTACAGGCGGTGAATCTGCACGGCGACGACGATGATGTGGAAGGCTGTAAGAGATCTACCCACAACGCCAAAGCTTCGGTTAGTAGGGTGCTGGAGTGTAGAAATGAGATGGCATTGGTCGTCGCTTTTATAAGCAAGGCGATCTTCGAGTATGGGCTTGATGGGGAGGTCGAGTGGCTTGGCGCTGAAATGGAGCTGGAGATGGTAAGGGATGCACAGGAGAGTCTGAATAGGGAGGGCCGGAAGAAGGGGATGATTTGGTTTGAGAAAGTGAGGTAA
- a CDS encoding Chromatin modification-related protein eaf1 — MSLVGDLLRRDVLLERKHELTGLASKHATELLALYRAFATVDKDVNIDTFLSKAIDLEHVSNEELAFLQQNDIANGQTFDIGQLVLLPPPPATTAPTQQDASIHAANPSSLPVKPTDQAQSSVSADASATAGFLDPNASLPDAATPNIHTAGQLGTEPPPGTSPSIALPAHASREASAVDERDIAPAKVAPPQLEEQANLSSSVQQLVNDEVPSKPAKVVHLPSEEVQEQKLREREADLEQRRQSETESRSSQRLAAPHNELASSPSSTVGPYSTSTPRPPQDSPDTSPESEGEQVEIPPPKDLQPSAEEQRAKEEHDRILEAQKEIARKQALGDVAETPDEQLRWEEREAAAREAEERAAREAVGGPEPDNKDGRESTEAEQAVAEIDADAKPSADSARDNQSGEPEVRTTAVQQSTAQDHGDTIAVARRKTSQPPLGPTQPAEAAIATAQTSSSTSASARRGGMTTRVSSGAMRQKSVSEILGHIQSPPPEQSASRRKEASSSVPVSPMSVRHPQENTFTPAMLRQLSQASLPHRTPVTSTSALEQLQTLKGASGDPERDYLESLFRIQAHEAQNSGTRTLGDLIKMVPKALSTEDHFTAIHERLDFRMLRRIYQLQNANKWSLRQMEKMKEPEQPVCHLDHMMQEMKWMRKDFKAERKMKRSVCAWLAQRCAEWVNADPEQRAQLQIKTKAKHAKKSEPDADVPDLEQGGDSAPEDDISPPTPRSTTPLPRTLVVAPELADAIEELQKSGKLPKALAALPKTGLLDRELKHQPEPVTSVSKFVSGKILPKAPAPPRKRSRYDYEDEAEIVGEEPASKRLRDADHLPAEDVECALFHPDNKAIRDRLHSNNVFRPPSEFIMPTISFYEYRSGSQWIWEDDQKLRKLAKEYSFNWSLIADEMALPTRYKSSAERRTPWECFERWVELESLPADMRKTVYFKTWFQRLEQSQQAAERRYQAQVAHIQQQAAQSGGPTHIPLRRRTTPTRVEKRRSTRYLWMVDGFRKLAKRREQAAWKQAENARAAAQRKSQTEAQPAQKMVKMTPQEFSKKRHERDMQILEAQKQHRQKMIEAQQRQIAAARAAAQGLAQPMPPGQQQRPPGPGQAPQQAQMPNGQPQPNGVQNAAQQQARMQMAPQRNGHLAPPQVNAQGIPQAQMQARGGMAPPPNMQQMTLGSAQGRNPQFVNQQQYPMQNGNMSSPGGSTMTTAQQLQQNQALLQAYHQQQANGAQAQNMNHTNSNPQLSASSPSMPPPPTPQSMPRQLSSGHVPQIIAIQNQIRAQNPGVSEENLKVMATQQMTKLSQSSQARQTAINAATGISTPSSNVVQPQYANSQLAYQRNGQIPTGQASNVNGTYANGGETAQTANISPPANGSSPSQQQLYAQNLQYQQRKLMQQQMQSHSPHNSHAQLNGSPSVNHASPSMAPASPSLQYSNMNPTSNPIAGMNNQRPPSRSNTPQMQRIGSSGSGVAVGNSVQSPGSQLQGSPRNMQASMAR; from the exons ATGTCGCTGGTCGGCGATTTGCTGCGACGCGACGTCTTGCTCGAGCGGAAACATGAGTTGAC TGGCCTGGCTTCAAAACATGCGACCGAGCTGCTAGCACTGTACCGCGCCTTCGCTACCGTCGACAAGGATGTAAACATCGACACATTCCTCAGCAAAGCGATCGACTTGGAGCATGTCTCCAACGAGGAACTCGCTTTTCTTCAGCAGAATGACATCGCAAA CGGCCAAACGTTCGACATAGGCCAGCTTGTACTGCTGCCACCACCACCCGCCACAACAGCACCAACACAACAGGACGCTTCCATACATGCGGCAAACCCTTCGTCATTGCCAGTCAAACCTACTGACCAGGCGCAATCTTCTGTTTCTGCCGATGCAAGCGCTACAGCTGGTTTCCTGGATCCCAATGCTTCTCTTCCAGACGCTGCTACGCCCAACATCCACACCGCGGGCCAATTAGGCACGGAACCACCCCCAGGAACATCACCTTCAATTGCTCTGCCAGCTCATGCTTCGAGGGAAGCCTCTGCTGTGGACGAGCGCGACATCGCGCCGGCAAAGGTAGCACCACCTCAACTCGAGGAGCAGGCCAATCTATCGAGCTCAGTACAGCAACTAGTGAACGACGAAGTGCCTTCGAAACCAGCAAAGGTCGTGCATCTTCCTTCTGAAGAGGTGCAGGAACAGAAGTTGCGCGAGCGTGAGGCCGATCTGGAGCAGAGGAGGCAGTCTGAGACCGAGTCCAGATCATCGCAACGTCTTGCCGCACCCCACAACGAGCTTGCCTCGTCTCCATCATCTACCGTTGGTCCTTACTCTACTTCGACGCCTCGACCACCTCAAGACTCGCCCGATACTTCTCCCGAGTCTGAGGGCGAGCAGGTTGAGATTCCTCCCCCGAAGGACCTTCAACCATCGGCCGAAGAACAACGAGCGAAAGAGGAGCACGATCGCATCCTCGAGGCACAAAAGGAGATCGCTCGCAAGCAGGCGCTAGGCGACGTGGCAGAAACACCCGATGAGCAACTCAGATGGGAAGAACGCGAAGCTGCTGCACGTGAAGCCGAAGAACGTGCAGCGAGAGAGGCTGTTGGTGGGCCCGAGCCAGACAATAAAGATGGCCGTGAATCTACCGAGGCCGAGCAGGCCGTGGCAGAGATCGATGCGGATGCTAAACCCTCTGCCGACTCAGCTCGTGATAATCAGTCAGGTGAGCCAGAAGTGAGGACAACTGCTGTCCAGCAGTCTACGGCACAGGATCATGGCGATACTATCGCTGTCGCGCGAAGGAAAACATCACAGCCACCTCTCGGACCAACACAGCCTGCTGAGGCAGCAATCGCCACCGCGCAGACGTCCTCTTCCACATCAGCTTCAGCTAGACGCGGCGGAATGACAACACGAGTCTCATCTGGCGCGATGCGTCAAAAGTCTGTCTCAGAGATCCTTGGTCACATACAGTCGCCTCCCCCGGAACAGTCAGCGAGCCGTCGCAAAGAGGCTTCATCGTCAGTGCCGGTCTCCCCAATGAGTGTGCGCCATCCACAAGAGAATACTTTCACGCCAGCCATGCTACGACAACTTTCTCAAGCAAGTCTACCGCATCGGACACCTGTTACGTCCACGTCTGCGCTCGAGCAGCTGCAGACGTTGAAAGGTGCATCAGGAGATCCAGAACGGGACTATCTCGAATCGCTTTTCAGGATTCAAGCTCATGAGGCCCAGAACTCTGGGACTAGAACATTGGGTGATCTCATTAAGATGGTACCCAAAGCTCTGTCAACTGAAGATCACTTTACCGCCATCCATGAACGACTTGACTTCCGGATGCTCCGCAGAATCTATCAGCTCCAAAATGCCAACAAGTGGTCGCTTCGTCAAATGGAAAAGATGAAAGAGCCTGAACAGCCTGTCTGTCATCTCGATCACATGATGCAAGAGATGAAGTGGATGCGCAAGGACTTCAAAGCCGAAAGGAAGATGAAGAGGAGCGTTTGTGCGTGGCTAGCGCAACGATGCGCCGAGTGGGTGAACGCCGACCCAGAACAGCGTGCGCAGCTGCAAATCAAGACGAAGGCCAAGCATGCGAAGAAGTCTGAACCCGATGCCGATGTGCCAGATCTGGAGCAAGGAGGTGATTCTGCACCCGAAGACGACATTTCGCCACCAACTCCGCGATCGACTACTCCTCTGCCAAGGACCCTAGTCGTGGCTCCGGAGTTGGCAGACGCTATAGAAGAACTGCAGAAGTCTGGCAAACTTCCAAAGGCGCTTGCTGCATTACCAAAGACTGGCCTTTTGGATCGCGAACTGAAGCATCAGCCAGAACCTGTGACATCGGTGTCGAAATTCGTTAGTGGCAAGATTCTGCCCAAAGCACCCGCACCTCCTCGCAAGCGAAGTCGTTATGACTACGAGGATGAAGCGGAGATAGTGGGTGAAGAACCGGCGAGCAAGCGGCTGCGTGATGCAGATCATCTGCCTGCGGAAGACGTCGAGTGTGCTCTCTTCCACCCCGACAACAAGGCTATCCGCGATCGCCTACATTCCAACAATGTGTTTAGGCCACCATCTGAGTTCATCATGCCGACGATATCCTTCTACGAATATCGCAGTGGCTCACAGTGGATCTGGGAGGACGACCAGAAGCTTAGAAAGCTTGCCAAAGAGTACTCATTCAACTGGTCGCTCATTGCTGACGAGATGGCATTGCCAACCCGTTACAAGAGCTCGGCCGAGCGGAGGACACCATGGGAATGTTTCGAGCGTTGGGTCGAGCTCGAATCGCTTCCTGCCGACATGCGCAAGACAGTCTACTTCAAAACTTGGTTCCAAAGACTCGAGCAAAGTCAGCAGGCTGCTGAGCGGCGTTACCAGGCACAAGTGGCGCACATCCAACAGCAAGCAGCGCAGAGCGGTGGACCGACCCATATACCTCTTCGACGGCGTACGACACCTACTCGTGTCGAGAAGCGCAGATCTACAAGATATCTGTGGATGGTCGATGGCTTCAGGAAGCTTGCGAAGAGGCGCGAACAGGCCGCCTGGAAACAAGCCGAGAACGCACGTGCTGCTGCTCAGAGGAAGTCGCAGACGGAAGCCCAGCCTGCGCAGAAGATGGTCAAGATGACGCCACAAGAGTTCAGCAAGAAGCGGCACGAACGCGACATGCAGATCCTCGAAGCGCAGAAACAGCATCGTCAAAAGATGATCGAGGCTCAACAACGTCAAATCGCAGCAGCGCGAGCAGCGGCTCAAGGTCTAGCCCAACCAATGCCGCCTGGGCAACAACAACGCCCACCAGGGCCTGGTCAAGCGCCTCAGCAAGCACAGATGCCCAATGGTCAACCGCAACCAAATGGTGTCCAGAACGCAGCCCAGCAGCAAGCACGAATGCAAATGGCACCACAGCGCAATGGGCACTTGGCACCTCCTCAGGTCAATGCACAGGGCATACCACAAGCTCAAATGCAGGCTCGAGGCGGCATGGCACCTCCTCCAAACATGCAGCAAATGACCCTTGGTAGCGCACAAGGACGAAACCCACAGTTCGTCAATCAGCAGCAATACCCGATGCAGAATGGTAATATGTCCAGTCCCGGTGGAAGCACAATGACCACTGCCCAACAGCTTCAACAAAATCAGGCCCTCCTTCAAGCATATCATCAGCAGCAAGCTAATGGTGCACAGGCTCAGAACATGAACCACACCAATAGCAATCCACAGCTGTCCGCATCCTCGCCCAGCATGCCTCCGCCTCCAACCCCACAAAGTATGCCCCGGCAGCTTTCGTCTGGCCACGTTCCTCAGATCATCGCTATTCAGAATCAGATTCGTGCTCAGAATCCTGGCGTCAGCGAGGAAAACCTCAAAGTCATGGCCACGCAACAGATGACAAAGCTGTCCCAGTCCTCGCAAGCAAGGCAGACCGCCATCAACGCTGCCACTGGTATCTCGACACCATCATCGAACGTCGTGCAGCCGCAGTATGCTAACAGCCAGTTAGCTTACCAGCGCAACGGACAGATTCCCACTGGTCAAGCATCGAACGTCAATGGCACGTACGCGAATGGCGGCGAGACTGCTCAAACAGCAAACATCAGTCCACCAGCCAATGGCAGCAGTCCTTCGCAACAACAACTTTATGCTCAAAACCTGCAATATCAGCAGCGTAAGCTGATGCAGCAGCAGATGCAGTCGCACAGCCCTCACAACAGCCACGCACAACTGAACGGAAGTCCGAGCGTGAATCATGCTAGTCCCAGCATGGCGCCTGCCAGTCCAAGTCTGCAGTACTCCAACATGAATCCGACGAGCAACCCTATAGCTGGCATGAACAATCAGCGACCCCCTTCGAGAAGCAACACTCCGCAAATGCAGCGCATTGGCAGCTCGGGTAGTGGCGTTGCTGTTGGGAATAGTGTGCAGAGTCCAGGATCACAACTGCAAGGGAGCCCCAGAAATATGCAAGCTAGCATGGCACGTTAG